CCAGGGCTTGGGGCATTTGATCAGCAAGCCTTTGAGCGACAGGTCGAGCAGTTGCACTGGCCAGCGGCGTTCACCCTGGCGCAATTCGGCGGGGGCATCGAAGGCGATGCGTTGGAAGCGGCGGCGTTCGTCGTGATCGCTCATGGGGAAAGGCCCTCGGGAGTTCAACCTGACTATAGTTAATTCTGATGCTGTATCAGGTACCGCAATCTGGCCGCAAAGGCTCTAGACCAAAGCAAGTGTGGCAATGCGCATTGACTCGCCCTAGACTCGATGGGCGGTCTTTTCCAATCCACCAGCTGGAAGTAAACCATGAACAACAATAATAGCCTGCTACGCCACATTCCGTGGCTGGCGCTGGCAGTCATAGGGGCCTGCGCGCTGGGTGTGGTTGCCCTGCGTCGCGGTGAGGCGATCAATGCCTTGTGGATCGTGGTCGCGGCAGTGGCCATCTACCTGGTCGCCTACCGTTACTACAGCCTGTTCATCGCCACCAAGGTGATGCAGCTCGATCCCCGCCGGGCCACGCCCGCAGTACTCAACAACGATGGCCTGGACTACGTCCCGACCAACAAGCACATCCTCTTCGGCCATCATTTCGCCGCCATCGCCGGCGCCGGCCCGCTCGTGGGCCCGGTGCTCGCGGCGCAAATGGGCTACCTGCCCGGCACGTTGTGGCTGATCGCCGGCGTGGTGCTGGCCGGCGCGGTGCAGGACTTCATGGTCCTGTTCCTGTCCACCCGCCGCAACGGCCGCTCGCTGGGCGACATGGTCCGTGAGGAGATGGGCCGCATCCCCGGCACCATCGCCCTGTTCGGCTGCTTCCTGATCATGATCATCATCCTCGCGGTGCTGGCGCTGATCGTGGTCAAGGCCCTGGCCGAGAGCCCATGGGGTATGTTCACGGTGATGGCGACCATCCCGATCGCGATGTTCATGGGCATCTACATGCGCTACATCCGCCCGGGCCGAATCGGCGAGATCTCGGTGGTCGGTGTTGTCCTGCTGCTGCTGTCGATCTGGCTGGGGGGCCAGATCGCCGCGGATCCGGTGTGGGGCCCGGCGTTCACCTTCACTGGCGTGCAGATCACCTGGATGCTCGTGGGCTACGGTTTCGTCGCTGCCGTGCTGCCGGTGTGGCTGGTACTGGCACCGCGCGACTACCTGTCGACCTTCCTCAAGATCGGCACCATCGTGGGCCTGGCCATCGGTATCCTGATCATCGCGCCCGAGCTGAAGATGCCGGCGCTGACGCAGTTCACCGACGGCACCGGGCCGGTGTGGAAGGGCACCCTGTTCCCGTTCCTGTTCATCACCATCGCCTGTGGCGCGGTATCCGGCTTCCATGCGCTGATCTCCTCGGGCACCACGCCCAAGCTGCTGGACAACGAAACCAACGCCCGCTACATCGGCTACGGCGGCATGCTGATGGAGTCGTTCGTCGCCATCATGGCCATGGTCGCCGCCTCGGTGATCGAGCCGGGCGTGTACTTCGCCATGAACAGCCCGGCCGCCGTGGTTGGTGCCGACGTCGCCTCGGTGGCGCAAACGGTCAGCAGCTGGGGCTTCATGATTACCCCCGAGCAGCTCGAGGCGACCGCCCGTGACATCGGTGAACACACCATCCTGGCCCGTGCCGGTGGTGCTCCGACCCTGGCGGTGGGTATCGCGCAGATCCTGCACCAGGTATTGCCGGGTGAGAACACCATGGCGTTCTGGTACCACTTCGCCATTCTGTTCGAGGCGCTGTTCATCCTCACCGCAGTGGATGCCGGTACCCGTGCCGGCCGCTTCATGCTGCAGGACCTGCTGGGCAGCTTCGTGCCGGCCCTGAAGCGCACCGAGTCGTGGACCGCCAACCTGATCGGTACTGCGGGTTGCGTGGCGTTGTGGGGCTACCTGCTGTACCAGGGCGTGATCGACCCGCTGGGTGGTATCAACACCCTCTGGCCGCTGTTCGGCATCTCCAACCAGATGCTCGCCGGTATCGCCCTGATGCTGGGTACCGTGGTGCTGATCAAGATGAAGCGCCAACGCTACGTCTGGGTCACCCTGCTGCCGGCTGTTTGGCTGTTGATCTGCACCACTACCGCAGGCCTGATCAAGCTGTTCGACCCGAACCCGGCGGTGGGCTTCCTGGCCCTGGCCAAGAAGTACAGCACCGCGCTGGACGCCGGCCAGGTACTGGCCCCGGCCAAGGATATCGGGCAGATGCAGCACGTGATCTTCAACGCCTACACCAACGCCGGCCTGACCGTGCTGTTCCTGGTGGTGGTGTTCAGCGTGCTGTTCTTCGCCGTCAAGGTCGGCCTGGCCGCCTTGGGCCGCAAGGAGCGCACCGACAAGGAAACCCCGTTCCAGGCCCTGCCTGACGCTTGAGAGGACCGCAGTGATGTTCAACGACCTGGGTCGACTGGGTAAATACCTGGGGCAGGCAGCCCGCCTGATGGTCGGCATGCCCGACTACGACAACTATGTCGAACACATGCGCAGCAAGCACCCGGACAAGCCGGTGATGAGCTACGAGGCATTCTTCCGCGAACGCCAGGAAGCGCGTTATGGTGGCAAGTCCGGGCCCAAGTGCTGTTGAACCCGCGACACGCGTGAACCAGTGGGAGCCCGGGCAACCGGGCTCCCACTGTCATTTTCAGCCCCAAGGAGATTTCTGCGTGCAAACGCCTATTCCCGTTACCGTGCTGACCGGCTTCCTTGGTGCCGGCAAAACCACATTGCTCAAGCACATGCTCAAGGCCGAGCACGGCCTGAAGATCGCCGTGATCGAGAACGAGTTCAGCGAGGCCGGCATCGACAGCCAGTTGCTCGGTGACGAACCGGTGCAGGTGATGACCCTGGCCAATGGCTGCGTATGCTGCAGCATCCATGGCGACCTGACTCGCGCCCTGTACTTGCTGCTCGAACGACTAGACGCCGGCGAGATCGCCTTCGATCGCCTGGTGATCGAATGCACCGGTCTTGCCGACCCAGCGCCGGTGGCGCAGACCTTCTTTATCGAGGAAGAACTGCGTGATCGTTACCTTCTCGACGGTATCGTCACCCTGGTCGACGCGGCCCACGCCGAACTGCACCTGACCCAGGCCATCGCCCAGGCCCAGGTGGGCTTTGCCGACCGCCTGCTGTTGAGCAAGACCGACCTGGTCGAGCCGCAGGCGGTCGATGCCCTGCGCGAGCGTCTGGCACGCATCAATGGCCGCGCGGCGATCCGTGTGGTCGAACATGGCCGTATCGACCTGGCCGAGCTGCTCGATGTGCGAGGGTTCAACCTCAACCCGGACCTGGGCATCAGCCTCAAGCCGGCCTTGCGCCCTGTGCTCAAGCCGACCACCCCGGACCGCATATCGACGCTGGTATTGCGCACCGAGACGCCATTGGACATCGACCGCCTCAGCGACTTCATGAACGAATTGCTGGAGGCGCATGGCAAGCAGCTGCTGCGTTACAAGGGCGTGCTGAACATTGCCGGCGAGGACCGCCGCCTGGTGTTCCAGGGCGTGCTCAAGCTCTATGGCTTTGATTGGGACGCTGAGTGGAAGGATGGCGAAGCGCGGGAAAGCGTGATGGTGTTCATTGCCGATGAGCTGCCGGAGGAGAAGATCCGGGCGGGGTTTGAGGCGCTGAGCCACGGGTGAGTCAGAAGCCACCCGAGCGCCGTATCGCGGATAAATCCGCTCCTACACAACGTACCGAACCCTGTCAGCCCAGGACTTGAGGTCGGGTGGGGCGTACAACTATGGCCTTTCAGGCATGGCCACGTTGCAAGAAATGTAGGAGCGGATTTATCCGCGATGCGCCGCGTGGGCGGCGCTCGATCTGGAGAGCGCAACAAGACAATCGCCCAGCATCGGATGCACAAAAAAGCCCGGCACATGGCCGGGCTTTTTTACATCAGGCTTCTGCCAATCAGTTGCCGTACACCGGCAGCTTCTTGCAGATGGCCTTGACCTTCTCACGCACGGCGTCGATCACCGCTTCGTTGTTCAGGTCGGCCAGGATGTCGCAGATCCAGCCGGCCAGCTCGCGGCATTCTGTCTCTTTGAAACCACGGGTGGTGACGGCTGGGGTGCCGAAACGCAGGCCCGAGGTGACGAACGGCGAACGTGGGTCGTTCGGGACCGAGTTCTTGTTGACGGTGATGAAAGCCTTGCCCAGGGCGGCGTCGGCGTCCTTACCGGAGATTTCCTGCTTGATCAGCGACAGCAGGAACAGGTGGTTCTGGGTACCGCCGGAAACGACGTCGAAACCACGCTCGATGAACACTTCGGCCATGGCCTGGGCGTTCTTCACGACTTGCTGCTGGTAAGCCTTGAACTCAGGCTGCAGGGCTTCCTTGAAGCAGATCGCCTTGGCGGCGATGACGTGCTCCAGCGGGCCGCCCTGGGCGCCCGGGAAGACGGCGGAGTTCAGCTTCTTCTCGATGTCGGCGTTGGCACGGGCCAGGATCAGGCCACCACGTGGACCGCGCAGGGTCTTGTGGGTGGTGGTGGTGACCACGTCGGCGAACGGAACCGGGTTCGGGTACACGCCAGCGGCAACCAGGCCGGCCACGTGGGCC
This genomic stretch from Pseudomonas entomophila L48 harbors:
- the glyA gene encoding serine hydroxymethyltransferase, which produces MFSRDLTIAKYDAELFEAMQQEALRQEEHIELIASENYTSPAVMEAQGSVLTNKYAEGYPGKRYYGGCEYVDVVEQLAIDRAKELFGADYANVQPHAGSQANAAVYLALLSAGDTILGMSLAHGGHLTHGASVSSSGKLYNAIQYGIDANGLIDYDEVEALALEHKPKMIVAGFSAYSQVLDFPRFREIADKVGAYLFVDMAHVAGLVAAGVYPNPVPFADVVTTTTHKTLRGPRGGLILARANADIEKKLNSAVFPGAQGGPLEHVIAAKAICFKEALQPEFKAYQQQVVKNAQAMAEVFIERGFDVVSGGTQNHLFLLSLIKQEISGKDADAALGKAFITVNKNSVPNDPRSPFVTSGLRFGTPAVTTRGFKETECRELAGWICDILADLNNEAVIDAVREKVKAICKKLPVYGN
- a CDS encoding YbdD/YjiX family protein, producing the protein MFNDLGRLGKYLGQAARLMVGMPDYDNYVEHMRSKHPDKPVMSYEAFFRERQEARYGGKSGPKCC
- the yjiA gene encoding GTPase, whose product is MQTPIPVTVLTGFLGAGKTTLLKHMLKAEHGLKIAVIENEFSEAGIDSQLLGDEPVQVMTLANGCVCCSIHGDLTRALYLLLERLDAGEIAFDRLVIECTGLADPAPVAQTFFIEEELRDRYLLDGIVTLVDAAHAELHLTQAIAQAQVGFADRLLLSKTDLVEPQAVDALRERLARINGRAAIRVVEHGRIDLAELLDVRGFNLNPDLGISLKPALRPVLKPTTPDRISTLVLRTETPLDIDRLSDFMNELLEAHGKQLLRYKGVLNIAGEDRRLVFQGVLKLYGFDWDAEWKDGEARESVMVFIADELPEEKIRAGFEALSHG
- a CDS encoding carbon starvation CstA family protein; the encoded protein is MNNNNSLLRHIPWLALAVIGACALGVVALRRGEAINALWIVVAAVAIYLVAYRYYSLFIATKVMQLDPRRATPAVLNNDGLDYVPTNKHILFGHHFAAIAGAGPLVGPVLAAQMGYLPGTLWLIAGVVLAGAVQDFMVLFLSTRRNGRSLGDMVREEMGRIPGTIALFGCFLIMIIILAVLALIVVKALAESPWGMFTVMATIPIAMFMGIYMRYIRPGRIGEISVVGVVLLLLSIWLGGQIAADPVWGPAFTFTGVQITWMLVGYGFVAAVLPVWLVLAPRDYLSTFLKIGTIVGLAIGILIIAPELKMPALTQFTDGTGPVWKGTLFPFLFITIACGAVSGFHALISSGTTPKLLDNETNARYIGYGGMLMESFVAIMAMVAASVIEPGVYFAMNSPAAVVGADVASVAQTVSSWGFMITPEQLEATARDIGEHTILARAGGAPTLAVGIAQILHQVLPGENTMAFWYHFAILFEALFILTAVDAGTRAGRFMLQDLLGSFVPALKRTESWTANLIGTAGCVALWGYLLYQGVIDPLGGINTLWPLFGISNQMLAGIALMLGTVVLIKMKRQRYVWVTLLPAVWLLICTTTAGLIKLFDPNPAVGFLALAKKYSTALDAGQVLAPAKDIGQMQHVIFNAYTNAGLTVLFLVVVFSVLFFAVKVGLAALGRKERTDKETPFQALPDA